The following proteins come from a genomic window of Lolium rigidum isolate FL_2022 chromosome 5, APGP_CSIRO_Lrig_0.1, whole genome shotgun sequence:
- the LOC124656311 gene encoding uncharacterized protein LOC124656311 — protein MGLASRWGCGMRGGGGGAPELRQTRWQSSDGDAQMQFSVLQPGFFSIVVIGRPNPHSPRLFLASPQSPHALLSSSSSDPATSGSSPPPRKFGAYAPYIDPWRPGFTSFDGCPEFQASRVAGAEDAFLSVSREKGERRPIGAAAVRRSLVATYPVVLWERSRRRPAMVSCVGRGGGGFANEAYIRYYEAAPKTALEAAASDLTELQTMGLVSDNGARIRFS, from the exons ATGGGGTTGGCGTCGCGGTGGGGATGTGGGATGCGGGGCGGTGGAGGTGGCGCGCCGGAGCTCCGGCAGACGCGGTGGCAAAGCTCCGACGGTGATGCCCAGATGCAGTTTTCAGTTTTGCAACC AGGTTTTTTCTCTATCGTGGTGATCGGGAGGCCTAATCCCCACTCGCCGCGGTTATTCTTGGCCAGTCCCCAATCTCCCCACGCTCTCCTCTCCTCCAGCTCCTCAGATCCGGCGACCTccggctcctcgccgccgccacggaAATTCGGCGCCTACGCGCCCTATATCGACCCATGGAGACCCGGGTTCACTTCCTTCGACGGCTGTCCCGAATTTCAGGCGTCGCGCGTGGCCGGAGCTGAGGACGCGTTCCTCTCCGTCTCCCGGGAGAAAGGGGAACGGCGACCCATTGGCGCAGCTGCCGTCCGGAGATCGCTGGTGGCGACGTACCCGGTAGTTCTGTGGGAGAGGAGCAGGCGGAGGCCGGCCATGGTGTCCTGCGTTGGCCGCGGAGGCGGGGGATTCGCCAACGAGGCGTACATCAGGTATTACGAGGCGGCGCCGAAGACGGCATTGGAGGCGGCGGCAAGCGATCTTACCGAGCTCCAGACCATGGGCCTCGTCTCCGACAACGGGGCAAGGATAAGATTCTCTTG A